From Rhodamnia argentea isolate NSW1041297 chromosome 10, ASM2092103v1, whole genome shotgun sequence, a single genomic window includes:
- the LOC115749241 gene encoding importin subunit beta-1-like — MAMEITQILLSAQSADARVRTEAETSLRQFQEQNLPVFLLSLSFELSNNEKPTESRRLAGIILKNSLDAKDATRKCILVQQWMGIEVAIKSQIKELLLRTLGSSAQEAWHTSSQVIAKIASIEIPQKQWPELIATLLNNMTQRDQPSSLKQATLETLGYVCEEISDQDLVQDEVNTVLTAVVQGMNLAEHSPEVRLAATRALCNALGFAQSNFENEMERNYIMKVVCETALSKEVEIRKAAFECLVSIASTYYDVLEPYMQTLFELTSNAVKGDVEEVALQAVEFWSSICDEEIELQEFESPESADSGSPHSRFIEKALPALVPMLLETLLKQEEDQDQDDSIWNISMAGGTCLGLVSRTVGDPIVPLVIPFVEDNIRKPDWHSREAATYALGSILDGPTFDKISPLVNAGFDFLLNLMKDENNHVRDTTAWTLSRIFELLHSPANGFSVLSPGNLPRVVKVLLDSLQDVPNVAQKVCGAIYYLAQGFEDAGASASLLSPYLPDILTRLVATADCTGSGDSKLRSSAYETISEVVRCANIAEASQIIAQLLPAIMNKLAQTFELQIVSLDDRVKQSDLQASLCGVLQIIIQKLSNTDETKPIILQYADQIMLLFLRVFACHNSTVHEETMLAIGALAYATGADFLKYMQEFYKYLEMGLQNYEEYQVCAITVGVVGDICRALDDKVLPFCDGIMELLLNDLRSDVLHRSVKPPIFSCFGDIALAIGHRFEKYVCYALPMMQGAAGICAQMEMDDEELLEYGYQLKCSIFEAYSGILQGFKDSKSEVMLPYASHLMQFIELVFKDRQRDESVTKAAVAVTGDLADALGPNIKLLLKDWAFLNDLLGECLQSDDEQLKETATWTQGMIGRIMVS; from the exons ATGGCCATGGAAATTACTCAGATTTTGTTATCTGCTCAATCAGCTGATGCAAGAGTTAGAACTGAGGCAGAGACCAGTCTTAGGCAGTTTCAAGAGCAGAACTTGCCTGTTTTTCTTCTATCATTGTCATTTGAGCTGTCAAATAATGAGAAGCCTACTGAATCCCGTCGGTTGGCTGGTATCATTCTTAAGAACTCTTTGGATGCCAAAGATGCTACCAGGAAATGCATTCTTGTCCAGCAATGGATGGGGATTGAGGTCGCAATTAAATCTCAGATCAAAGAATTGCTTTTAAGGACCCTTGGTTCATCTGCACAAGAGGCATGGCACACTTCTTCCCAAGTAATTGCTAAAATTGCCTCTATTGAGATACCACAAAAGCAGTGGCCAGAGTTAATAGCAACATTGCTAAACAACATGACTCAGCGCGATCAGCCTTCTTCACTTAAGCAGGCAACGTTAGAGACTCTTGGATATGTATGTGAAGAGATATCTGATCAAGATCTGGTGCAAGATGAAGTAAACACTGTTCTCACTGCTGTCGTTCAAGGTATGAACCTTGCCGAGCACAGTCCTGAAGTTCGCCTTGCTGCAACAAGGGCATTGTGTAATGCTTTAGGCTTTGCTCAGTCTAACTTTGAAAATGAGATGGAACGGAACTACATAATGAAGGTGGTATGTGAAACTGCTCTGTCCAAGGAGGTGGAGATTAGGAAGGCAGCTTTTGAATGTCTTGTTTCTATCGCCTCAACATACTATGATGTGCTTGAACCTTATATGCAGACTTTATTTGAACTCACATCAAACGCAGTGAAAGGAGATGTTGAGGAAGTTGCGCTTCAAGCTGTTGAGTTTTGGAGTTCTATTTGCGATGAAGAAATAGAGCTTCAAGAGTTTGAGAGTCCTGAAAGTGCAGATTCTGGGTCTCCTCATTCACGTTTCATTGAGAAAGCTCTGCCTGCTTTAGTTCCCATGCTGCTGGAGACTTTGCTAAAGCAGGAAGAGGATCAGGATCAGGATGATAGCATTTGGAATATATCTATGGCTGGTGGAACATGTCTTGGTCTTGTTTCCAGAACTGTAGGAGATCCTATTGTTCCTCTTGTGATCCCTTTTGTTGAGGATAATATAAGGAAGCCGGATTGGCATAGTCGTGAAGCTGCCACATATGCTCTTGGTTCAATCCTTGATGGGCCAACATTTGACAAGATCTCTCCTTTGGTTAATGCCGGTTTCGATTTCCTCCTTAATCTGATGAAGGATGAGAACAATCATGTCCGCGATACAACTGCGTGGACACTCTCACGCATTTTTGAGTTGTTGCATAGTCCAGCCAATGGATTTTCAGTACTCTCTCCTGGAAACCTCCCAAGGGTTGTTAAAGTATTGTTGGATAGCTTACAGGATGTGCCCAATGTTGCACAGAAGGTTTGTGGGGCAATTTATTACCTTGCCCAGGGGTTTGAAGATGCTGGAGCAAGTGCTTCACTTCTCTCGCCATACCTTCCAGACATCTTGACCCGTCTTGTTGCAACTGCTGATTGCACGGGTAGTGGTGACTCCAAGCTCCGGTCATCTGCATATGAAACTATCAGTGAGGTAGTTAGGTGCGCCAATATTGCTGAAGCATCTCAAATTATAGCGCAGCTCCTTCCTGCCATCATGAATAAGTTGGCACAGACATTTGAGCTCCAAATCGTGTCATTAGACGATAGAGTAAAGCAAAGTGATCTGCAGGCTTCTCTGTGCGGTGTTCTTCAAATCATTATTCAGAAACTAAGTAACACTGATGAAACAAAACCCATAATACTACAGTATGCCGATCAGATTATGTTGCTATTCCTTAGGGTTTTTGCCTGCCACAACTCTACGGTGCATGAAGAAACTATGCTTGCTATTGGTGCGCTTGCTTATGCTACAGGTGCAGACTTTCTGAAATATATGCAGGAGTTCTACAAGTATTTGGAGATGGGATTGCAAAATTATGAGGAATATCAGGTCTGTGCAATTACTGTGGGTGTTGTTGGTGATATTTGCCGTGCCTTGGATGACAAGGTGCTTCCATTTTGTGATGGGATTATGGAGCTCCTTCTCAATGATCTCCGCAGTGACGTACTGCACCGGTCTGTTAAGCCTCCCATTTTCTCTTGCTTTGGTGATATTGCTCTTGCAATTGGACATCGCTTTGAGAAATATGTCTGCTATGCACTGCCAATGATGCAAGGAGCTGCGGGAATTTGTGCCCAGATGGAAATGGATGATGAAGAGTTGCTGGAATATGGTTATCAGCTCAAGTGTAGCATTTTTGAAGCTTATTCTGGAATTCTCCAGGGCTTCAAGGATTCAAAGTCTGAGGTGATGTTGCCATACGCATCACATCTCATGCAATTCATTGAGTTGGTCTTCAAGGACAGGCAAAG GGACGAGTCTGTCACAAAGGCTGCAGTTGCGGTGACAGGTGATCTCGCAGATGCCCTGGGGCCAAACATAAAGTTACTATTAAAAGACTGGGCATTCTTGAATGACCTCTTGGGTGAGTGTCTGCAATCTGATGACGAGCAGCTCAAGGAAACAGCGACTTGGACCCAGGGGATGATTGGACGCATTATGGTCTCATGA